A stretch of Chionomys nivalis chromosome 2, mChiNiv1.1, whole genome shotgun sequence DNA encodes these proteins:
- the Ctdsp1 gene encoding carboxy-terminal domain RNA polymerase II polypeptide A small phosphatase 1 — protein MDSSAVITQISKEEARGPLRGKGDQKSAASQKPRSRGIFHSLFCCVCRDDGEPRPAHSGAPLLVEENGAIPKTTVQYLLPEAKAQDSDKICVVIDLDETLVHSSFKPVSNADFIIPVEIDGVVHQVYVLKRPHVDEFLQRMGELFECVLFTASLAKYADPVADLLDKWGAFRARLFRESCVFHRGNYVKDLSRLGRDLRRVLILDNSPASYVFHPDNAVPVASWFDNMSDTELHDLLPFFEQLSRVDDVYSVLRQPRPGS, from the exons ATGGACAGCTCGGCCGTCATTACTCAGATCAGCAAGGAGGAGGCGCGGGGCCCGCTGCGGGGCAAAG GTGACCAGAAGTCAGCAGCTTCCCAGAAGCCCCGGAGTCGGGGTATCTTCCACTCGCTCTTCTGCTGTGTCTGCCGAGATGATGGGGAGCCTCGGCCTGCCCACAGTGGGGCTCCCCTGCTGGTGGAGGAAAATGGCGCCATCCCTAAG ACCACAGTCCAGTACCTGCTTCCCGAGGCCAAGGCCCAGGACTCGGACAAGATCTGCGTGGTCATCGACCTGGACGAGACCCTGGTGCACAGCTCTTTCAAG CCAGTGAGCAACGCTGACTTCATCATCCCCGTGGAGATTGATGGGGTAGTTCACCAg GTCTACGTGCTGAAGCGGCCCCACGTGGATGAGTTCCTCCAGCGAATGGGCGAGCTCTTTGAGTGTGTACTGTTCACTGCCAGCCTTGCCAAG TACGCAGACCCAGTAGCTGACCTGCTGGACAAGTGGGGAGCCTTCCGTGCTCGGCTGTTTCGAGAGTCGTGTGTCTTCCATCGGGGGAACTATGTAAAGGACCTGAGCAGGCTGGGCCGAGACCTGCGGCGGGTGCTCATCCTAGACAACTCCCCCGCCTCCTACGTCTTCCATCCAGACAATGCC GTCCCAGTAGCCTCCTGGTTTGACAACATGAGTGACACTGAGCTACACGATCTCTTACCCTTCTTTGAGCAACTCAGCCGTGTGGACGACGTCTACTCAGTGCTCAGGCAGCCTAGGCCTGGGAGCTAG
- the Slc11a1 gene encoding natural resistance-associated macrophage protein 1 isoform X2 has product MIRDKSPQRLSRPSYGSISSLPGPAPQQVPPQKTYLSEKIPIPSTEQGTFSLRKLWAFTGPGFLMSIAFLDPGNIESDLQAGAVAGFKLLWVLLWATVLGLLCQRLAARLGVVTGKDLGEVCHLYYPKVPRTLLWLTIELAIVGSDMQEVIGTAISFNLLSAGRIPLWGGVLITIVDTFFFLFLDNYGLRKLEAFFGFLITIMALTFGYEYVVARPSQGALLQGVFLPSCPGCGQPELLQAVGIVGAIIMPHNIYLHSALVKSREVDRTRRADIREANMYFLIEATIALSVSFIINLFVMAVFGQAFYQQTNEEAFNICANSTLHSYAKIFPRDNHTVSVDIYQGGFLKLRWSRFARVLLTRSCAILPTVLVAVFRDLRDLSGLNDLLNVLQSLLLPFAVLPILTFTSMPAVMQEFANGLLSKAITSCIMTLICAVNLYFVVSYLPSLPHPAFFGLVALLAVGYLGLTAYLAWTCCIAHGATFLTHGSHQHFLYGLPKEEQEDRERSG; this is encoded by the exons ATGATTC GTGACAAGAGCCCCCAGAGGCTGAGCAGGCCTAGCTATGGCTCCATTTCCAGCCTGCCAGGCCCAGCACCTCAGCAAGTACCACCCCAGAAGACCTACTTGAGTGAGAAGATTCCCATCCCCAGCACAGAGCAG GGCACATTCAGCCTGAGGAAACTGTGGGCCTTCACGGGGCCTGGCTTCCTCATGAGCATCGCTTTCCTTGACCCAGGGAACATTGAGTCGGACCTTCAAGCCGGTGCTGTGGCTGGATTTAAA CTGCTCTGGGTACTGCTATGGGCCACCGTGTTGGGCCTGCTCTGCCAGAGGCTGGCTGCCCGGCTAGGCGTGGTGACAGGCAAGGACTTGGGTGAAGTCTGCCATCTCTATTACCCTAAG GTGCCCCGCACCCTCCTCTGGCTGACCATCGAGCTAGCCATTGTGGGCTCAGACATGCAGGAAGTCATCGGCACGGCCATCTCCTTCAATCTGCTCTCAGCTGGACG AATCCCCCTGTGGGGCGGCGTCCTGATCACCATTGTGGACacgttcttcttcctcttcctggatAACTATG GACTGCGCAAGCTGGAAGCGTTCTTTGGATTTCTTATTACTATCATGGCTCTGACCTTCGGTTATGAg TATGTGGTAGCACGTCCATCCCAGGGAGCACTTCTTCAGGGTGTGTTCCTGCCCTCCTGCCCGGGCTGCGGTCAGCCTGAGCTGTTGCAGGCAGTGGGCATTGTTGGCGCCATTATCATGCCCCACAACATCTACCTGCACTCAGCCTTGGTcaag TCTAGAGAGGTAGACAGAACCCGCCGGGCGGACATTCGCGAAGCCAACATGTACTTCCTGATTGAAGCCACCATCGCCCTCTCTGTGTCCTTCATCATCAACCTCTTTGTTATGGCTGTGTTTGGTCAGGCCTTCTACCAGCAAACCAACGAGGAAGCG TTCAACATCTGTGCCAACAGCACCCTCCACAGCTACGCTAAGATCTTCCCTAGGGACAATCACACAGTGTCGGTGGACATTTACCAAGGA GGCTTCCTGAAGCTGCGGTGGTCCCGCTTCGCACGTGTCCTCCTCACTCGCTCTTGCGCCATCCTGCCCACTGTGCTTGTGGCCGTCTTCCGAGACCTGAGGGACCTCTCAGGCCTCAACGATCTACTCAACGTTCTGCAGAGTCTGCTG CTGCCCTTTGCTGTGCTGCCCATCTTGACTTTCACCAGCATGCCAGCCGTCATGCAGGAGTTTGCCAATGGCCT GTTGAGCAAAGCCATCACCTCCTGCATCATGACACTCATCTGCGCCGTCAACCTCTACTTTGTGGTCAGCTACCTGCCCAGCCTCCCGCACCCTGCCTTCTTTGGCCTTGTAGCTCTGCTGGCTGTGGGCTACTTGGGCCTTACTGCCTATCTG GCCTGGACCTGTTGCATCGCCCACGGAGCCACCTTTCTGACTCACGGCTCCCACCAGCACTTCCTATACGGGCTCCCTAAAGaggagcaggaagacagggagcgCTCTGGGTGA
- the Slc11a1 gene encoding natural resistance-associated macrophage protein 1 isoform X1, producing MIRDKSPQRLSRPSYGSISSLPGPAPQQVPPQKTYLSEKIPIPSTEQGTFSLRKLWAFTGPGFLMSIAFLDPGNIESDLQAGAVAGFKLLWVLLWATVLGLLCQRLAARLGVVTGKDLGEVCHLYYPKVPRTLLWLTIELAIVGSDMQEVIGTAISFNLLSAGRIPLWGGVLITIVDTFFFLFLDNYGLRKLEAFFGFLITIMALTFGYEYVVARPSQGALLQGVFLPSCPGCGQPELLQAVGIVGAIIMPHNIYLHSALVKSREVDRTRRADIREANMYFLIEATIALSVSFIINLFVMAVFGQAFYQQTNEEAFNICANSTLHSYAKIFPRDNHTVSVDIYQGGVILGCLFGPAALYIWAVGLLAAGQSSTMTGTYAGQFVMEGFLKLRWSRFARVLLTRSCAILPTVLVAVFRDLRDLSGLNDLLNVLQSLLLPFAVLPILTFTSMPAVMQEFANGLLSKAITSCIMTLICAVNLYFVVSYLPSLPHPAFFGLVALLAVGYLGLTAYLAWTCCIAHGATFLTHGSHQHFLYGLPKEEQEDRERSG from the exons ATGATTC GTGACAAGAGCCCCCAGAGGCTGAGCAGGCCTAGCTATGGCTCCATTTCCAGCCTGCCAGGCCCAGCACCTCAGCAAGTACCACCCCAGAAGACCTACTTGAGTGAGAAGATTCCCATCCCCAGCACAGAGCAG GGCACATTCAGCCTGAGGAAACTGTGGGCCTTCACGGGGCCTGGCTTCCTCATGAGCATCGCTTTCCTTGACCCAGGGAACATTGAGTCGGACCTTCAAGCCGGTGCTGTGGCTGGATTTAAA CTGCTCTGGGTACTGCTATGGGCCACCGTGTTGGGCCTGCTCTGCCAGAGGCTGGCTGCCCGGCTAGGCGTGGTGACAGGCAAGGACTTGGGTGAAGTCTGCCATCTCTATTACCCTAAG GTGCCCCGCACCCTCCTCTGGCTGACCATCGAGCTAGCCATTGTGGGCTCAGACATGCAGGAAGTCATCGGCACGGCCATCTCCTTCAATCTGCTCTCAGCTGGACG AATCCCCCTGTGGGGCGGCGTCCTGATCACCATTGTGGACacgttcttcttcctcttcctggatAACTATG GACTGCGCAAGCTGGAAGCGTTCTTTGGATTTCTTATTACTATCATGGCTCTGACCTTCGGTTATGAg TATGTGGTAGCACGTCCATCCCAGGGAGCACTTCTTCAGGGTGTGTTCCTGCCCTCCTGCCCGGGCTGCGGTCAGCCTGAGCTGTTGCAGGCAGTGGGCATTGTTGGCGCCATTATCATGCCCCACAACATCTACCTGCACTCAGCCTTGGTcaag TCTAGAGAGGTAGACAGAACCCGCCGGGCGGACATTCGCGAAGCCAACATGTACTTCCTGATTGAAGCCACCATCGCCCTCTCTGTGTCCTTCATCATCAACCTCTTTGTTATGGCTGTGTTTGGTCAGGCCTTCTACCAGCAAACCAACGAGGAAGCG TTCAACATCTGTGCCAACAGCACCCTCCACAGCTACGCTAAGATCTTCCCTAGGGACAATCACACAGTGTCGGTGGACATTTACCAAGGA GGTGTGATCCTAGGCTGTCTCTTTGGCCCTGCCGCCCTCTACATCTGGGCAGTGGGTCTCCTGGCAGCGGGGCAGAGTTCTACTATGACGGGCACCTATGCAGGACAGTTCGTGATGGAG GGCTTCCTGAAGCTGCGGTGGTCCCGCTTCGCACGTGTCCTCCTCACTCGCTCTTGCGCCATCCTGCCCACTGTGCTTGTGGCCGTCTTCCGAGACCTGAGGGACCTCTCAGGCCTCAACGATCTACTCAACGTTCTGCAGAGTCTGCTG CTGCCCTTTGCTGTGCTGCCCATCTTGACTTTCACCAGCATGCCAGCCGTCATGCAGGAGTTTGCCAATGGCCT GTTGAGCAAAGCCATCACCTCCTGCATCATGACACTCATCTGCGCCGTCAACCTCTACTTTGTGGTCAGCTACCTGCCCAGCCTCCCGCACCCTGCCTTCTTTGGCCTTGTAGCTCTGCTGGCTGTGGGCTACTTGGGCCTTACTGCCTATCTG GCCTGGACCTGTTGCATCGCCCACGGAGCCACCTTTCTGACTCACGGCTCCCACCAGCACTTCCTATACGGGCTCCCTAAAGaggagcaggaagacagggagcgCTCTGGGTGA